TCACCGGCGACCACCAGGCGACCGCACAGGCGATCGCGTCGGCGATCGGCCTCATCGGACCGGGAGATCACCCGCTCTCGGCCGCCGAATTCCTGGCCGGAGCCGACGGAAGCGTGCTGGCCCGGGTGCGGCCGGAGGAGAAGCGAGCGATCGTCGGCGAGCTGCAACGCCGCGGGCAACTGGTCGCCATGACCGGTGACGGAGTCAACGACGCCCCGGCCCTCCGCCAGGCCGACATCGGTGTCGCCATGGGTCGACGCGGTTCCGAGGTAGCCAAGCAGACGGCCGACCTGATCCTCACCGACGACGGCCTGCCGTCGATGATCTCGGCCGTGCGTGAAGGACGCCGGGCCGCGGACAACCTGCGCCGGTTCCTGCACTACGCGGTCAGTGGCGGCATCGCGGAGATCGTCATCATGATCATCGGGCCGGTCCTGGTGGTCCCGGTGCCCCTGTCGGCGGGCCAGATCCTGTGGATCAACCTGCTCACCCACGGCCTGCCGGGCGTCGCCATGGGCAGCGAGCCGGCCGTGGCCGACGTGCTGACCCGGCCGCCGCGCACACCGACCGATCAACTCCTGGATCGCCGAGCGGGACTCCGGGTCGCCCTGCTCGGGACCTGGATCGCCACCGTCTGCCTGCTCGCCGGCCGGATCGGGGCCGCGACCGGCGGGTCGGCCCAGAGCACCATCTTCGTCGCCCTGACGTTCGCCCAGCTAGGCGTGGCCGTCGCGCTGCGACCGGGTCGCGCGATCCGGCACAACCCGCTGCTCCCGGCGAGCGTGGGGCTGAATCTGCTCCTTGTCGTGCTGGCCGTGACCTGGTCCCCTTTGCTGGCCCTCTTCCACACCCGCCCGCTGACCTACGGTGAGTGGCTGCTGTGCGTCGGGGCGGGGGTTCTCGCGGCCGTCGTCGGCCGCCGGCAACGGCAGGACTCGTCCGCGGTGGGCGGCCGATGAGCGACGCGGCAGCTTTCAGAACTGCACGCGGAGCTCGTTCTCCACGTCGGTGACACCGGGGGCGCTCCACGCCGCATGCTCGGCCTGCTGTCGTTCGAACCAGGAATGGGCGCTCCCGGACAGGCGGACCGTCCCGTCGGGAGTGGCGGTGACGGTGATGTTCTGCGCCTCGACCTGGGCGTTGCGGTGCAGGGCGGCCACGATCGCGGCCTTGGCGTCGGCGGCCATCCCGCCCCGGTGGATCTTGATGTCGTTGACCACGCCGCGGACACCCTTCAGGTAGGCCACGGCGCGTCGGGCCGCGTCCCGCTGGTACTGCCACGCCACCGCGCCGGTGAGCGTGACCACTCCGTGCCGGACCGTCACCTTGACGGTGTGGTCGGGCACATCGACCGCGTGCTCGATCGCCTCGGCCGCGTGCCGGGCGACGTCGGTGTCATTGGTCGGGACCAGGGAGCGCACCACGATCTCATCGGCCACGGCCAGGACGCCACGCACCCGCAGCGCGGCCCGCTCGGCCTGCTCCTTGTCCGGGTAGCTGTCGACCTCTCCGGACAGAGTGACCGCGCCGTCGGTCACCGACACGCCGATGTTGACGGCGTCGACGCTGGGCGTCCACTCCAGCTCCTGCAGCACGGCACTCTTGAGATCCGCATCGGTGCGGCTGGTGAGGATCGACATGACCGGGGCAGTCCTTTCTGGCGCACGGATCAGATCTGGGGACCGATCAGATGAATCGCACCGGGGCCGGGAGACTTCAGCGACCGGCGGCGATGTCGATGGCCAGCTGCAGTAGTTCGCTCTCCCGCCGCCGTTGATCCCCCGCCGCGGATTGCGCCGACACGTCGGCGATCCGTTGGGCCGGAACCACCGCCTTCAGGACCTCGGACCGTCCGGGCCGCAGCACTGCGGTATCTGGATGTCGATTCATCACACCTTCTCGATCGTCGGGTCTGTGTGCCGGCCGGGACCATCACCCGGGGACGGTTGGGGGGGTCGCAGTCATCGTGTCCCCTGTTCGGTCGTCGGTGGAGGGTCTTTGGTCCCTACCTCGCGGGCGTTCACGGGTTGTGCAGGACGGCGGCCCCGCGGAAGCGCCCGTGCGCAAGATCGGACAACGCCGCCGGGGCCTCGCTCATCGGGTAGGCGACCGTGGTCGCCCGGAGCCGGAAGCGATCGGCCAGTCGGAGGAACTCCTCCCCGTCCCGTCGGGTGTTCGCGGTGACGCTGCGGACACTCCGCTCCCGGAACAAGTCGGTCTCGTAGTTCAGACTCGGAATCTCGGACAGGTAGATCCCGGCGACGGCGAGGGTCCCGCCGGCGTCGAGGGCCTGCAGCGCGACCGGCACCAGGTCACCGGCCGGCGCGAAGAGAATGGCCGAGTCGACCCGCTCCGGCGGCCTCTCGCGCTCGTCTCCGACCGAGTCGACCCGGAGGGCGGCGGCCAAGGACTTGTTGTGTTCGCCGCGGGTGAGCACATGCACGCGAAGCCCGAGATGCAATGCGACCTGGGCGGTCAGGTGGGCACTGCCGCCGAAGCCGTAGAGGGCCACGCTGCCTCCGGCCGGCACCCGGGCGGCCAGGAGTGCCCGGTACCCGATGATCCCGGCGCACAGCAGTGGAGCGGCCTGTTCGTCGCTCAGCCCGCTGGGTAGCGGATAGGCGAATTCCTCGTCGGCGACACAGGCGTCGGCGTAGCCTCCGTCGCGGTCCCAGCCAGTGAACGCCGCGCCCGGGCACAGGTTCTCGTCGCCGCGTCGACAGTAGCGGCAGACACCGTCGGTGTGTCCGAGCCAGGCCACACCGACCCGGTCGCCGATCCGGAATCGGTGGGCTCCGATTCCGAGGGCTTCGACGTGCCCGACTATCTCGTGGCCGGGAGTGGTCTGGGGGCGGCGGGGCGAGAGGTCACCCTCGGCCAGGTGCAGGTCGGTGCGGCACACACCGCAACAGCTGATCCTGACCAGGATCTGGCCGGGCGCCGGTGTCGGCGGTTCGCGCTCCACCCGGCGGAGCGGGCCGCGGTCTATCGGGCCGCAGCGATCGACCACCCATGCCTTCACCGGGTCGGCCCGTCGCCGGGCCGGTCGGATCCATCGGTGGCGCGGGGGGACGTCGTGCCCGGACTGCTCCCACGGCCGGGAATCCGGTTCGGTCTCACTGCGGATCGTTCACCGGAAATGGCCGGTGCCCTGGGCCAGGTGCCCACCGGCGATCGACTGCTGGACGGCCGAGACGCGCGCGGATTCCTCCTCGTCCCGCCGTTGCTGTTCGGCCGCCGAGACGATGGTCGCGTCCGATCCCGGGAAGACCAGCGTGGACTCGCCGGAGTCCAGCCAGCGGACCAGATACGGCGGCGACCCGTCCTCGGACCGCACGTCGACGATCTCGGCTCGCCGCGGACGCTGCCGATCCGTGCGATTGTGCACGAGCAACCAGTCCCCTACCTGAGCGTGCATGTGCCCTTCCCTTCCCTTTCGACCGGGCCGCGGCGCGGCCCGCCCGGCCTTGTGGTCGTTGCTCGTCAATCGGTTTCGTCGATCTCGACGCGGAGCTGGTTGTCCACGTCCAGGACCCCGGCCGCGGACCAGGCCGCCTTCTCGGCCTGCTCGCGTTCGAACCACGAGCTGGTGGTCCCGGTGAGATGCACCGTCGCTTTCGGGGTCGCCGAGACGTGGATCCGGTCGGGGCGAACATGGATGTTGCGGGCCAGTGCGGCCTTGATGGCTT
This window of the Nakamurella panacisegetis genome carries:
- a CDS encoding BON domain-containing protein, encoding MSILTSRTDADLKSAVLQELEWTPSVDAVNIGVSVTDGAVTLSGEVDSYPDKEQAERAALRVRGVLAVADEIVVRSLVPTNDTDVARHAAEAIEHAVDVPDHTVKVTVRHGVVTLTGAVAWQYQRDAARRAVAYLKGVRGVVNDIKIHRGGMAADAKAAIVAALHRNAQVEAQNITVTATPDGTVRLSGSAHSWFERQQAEHAAWSAPGVTDVENELRVQF
- a CDS encoding zinc-dependent alcohol dehydrogenase family protein, with translation MKAWVVDRCGPIDRGPLRRVEREPPTPAPGQILVRISCCGVCRTDLHLAEGDLSPRRPQTTPGHEIVGHVEALGIGAHRFRIGDRVGVAWLGHTDGVCRYCRRGDENLCPGAAFTGWDRDGGYADACVADEEFAYPLPSGLSDEQAAPLLCAGIIGYRALLAARVPAGGSVALYGFGGSAHLTAQVALHLGLRVHVLTRGEHNKSLAAALRVDSVGDERERPPERVDSAILFAPAGDLVPVALQALDAGGTLAVAGIYLSEIPSLNYETDLFRERSVRSVTANTRRDGEEFLRLADRFRLRATTVAYPMSEAPAALSDLAHGRFRGAAVLHNP
- a CDS encoding DUF1918 domain-containing protein, which translates into the protein MHAQVGDWLLVHNRTDRQRPRRAEIVDVRSEDGSPPYLVRWLDSGESTLVFPGSDATIVSAAEQQRRDEEESARVSAVQQSIAGGHLAQGTGHFR